The proteins below come from a single Miscanthus floridulus cultivar M001 chromosome 1, ASM1932011v1, whole genome shotgun sequence genomic window:
- the LOC136549905 gene encoding protein OBERON 4-like, with protein MERQRSFGDGLDDDRRRFYDRGPPPPPPPRRPPREYEGDRFDRRKGFGGGGDRFHDSRYREYPSPREYGADRAMHRSESFSGFRREFPKGFRSERDRSRRDGDGSSTWRRPRSGWRDAECIDEYRAPARLGAPSLPGQPRRSRSRSRSPSEPRKRFEVAKAEKLRKHTAGVNEVEEGELASDAEPKARPAAVEHRKQVEPSRVKEKGLEQGKVKKLNSGVQANLGGQANGASSASDADNAAKEEEGKKRDGILLAEAMDGAREKSSTMVTEEVSGGHEVQALCVATTDASKFGLTTSPMQQGVLQEEVKPEEETTNSVDMVGESTSSTMLKEGTQEEATTRDKTNNDTDEVRESASSSFSQAAQEVMALHKTANAAIEVAKSISPLMQQEVLQDAVLELDSTAHAVDEVVNRASSDMLQEVLQEEVMQHDGSADVVDMVDTGTSDLPQEAMQEKTIILDGTAHNIGTVEPVSYSGMLKEAMHEGELTMDKTAITTVVAEQSNSSNMVEEAMLGKAVVREVTSSAVNSIGESNMSTGLQGEVMVSQNQQAPESKEFKKLTAIGEMDEPTEDITSQPVEGELEMHHCGKRGTSEETMIVEKEASVMHENVEKQVKGFDIEAKADCAHMFLKPTKEHAGGSKEEVSSTNLMTREMTEDKGNGIAFDVLSKKVKVDHSSSLGRGLESTLQLGAEPTQTSKSASTTVVKTEHDTIKLEKLDLSLSLSVCLQNSGSKSSIPKTASLVHAACSQPLPSSSFLTNSDGFPTSIPLTNSQTLGHNPSCSLTQQSLDNYEHSVGSKPFFMGVDQTSNHTGRQAQLSSESTQKGSATPLLQRVLQNGHMADNSTLAGIKGHNSGISTDLQRQIPGVLSPTHSRGSHDSGLEHNRHRRQLTRERSSNSLTRGERQEGGQLVINGAGVIERIISKVVSEPLHLTGRMLQEMTENSITYLREAISEIIVDPDKRGQIIALQEALKKRSDLNIDMLRSCPRLLMEILVAIRTGLPYFIKKSSSVATSNLVDIFLNLKCRNLSCQSILPVDDCDCKICQRKTGFCSSCMCIVCSKFDSASNTCSWVGCDVCLHWCHTDCGLRHSLIRKGQSASRAYGTTEMQFHCAACGHPSEMFGFVKEVFRTCARQWRIEMLVRELQYVERIFSASDDVRGKRVRDFVKQMLIKSENKAYHPEVVRCVIAFFSDDGANFGIDPSVPLKGIPCSISEAIDGIPSSSRKAAWIPFTLEGLPVLDKTTALPTTGSPSVPRKSGEAKFQTIDNKPATDELDSLIRLKQAEAFMYQERANDARNEVDNLRHIVMVKNARIEEDYATQIADLDINELQEQRKRKIEELQVIERTHHEFHSMKTRMVASIGELLSKMEALKQNQST; from the exons ATGGAGCGGCAGAGGTCGTTCGGCGACGGCCTGGACGACGACCGGCGGAGGTTCTACGACCGCGGGCCCCCGCCGCCCCCACCGCCGCGGCGCCCGCCGCGGGAGTACGAGGGCGACAGGTTCGATCGCCGGAAGGGgttcggtggcggcggcgacaggTTCCACGACAGCCGGTACCGAGAGTACCCCTCCCCAAGGGAGTATGGTGCGGACCGGGCGATGCACCGGTCCGAGAGCTTCTCTGGCTTCCGCCGGGAGTTCCCCAAGGGTTTCCGGTCGGAGCGTGACAGGTCGCGGCGGGATGGTGACGGCAGCTCGACGTGGCGTCGGCCGCGAAGCGGGTGGAGGGACGCCGAGTGTATTGACGAGTACAGGGCACCCGCCAGGCTGGGAGCGCCATCGCTGCCTGGGCAGCCGCGGCGGTCGCGGTCACGGTCACGGTCGCCCAGTGAGCCGAGAAAGAGGTTTGAGGTTGCCAAGGCAGAGAAGCTGAGGAAGCACACTGCCGGCGTCAATGAGGTGGAGGAAGGGGAGCTCGCATCAGATGCTGAGCCCAAGGCCAGGCCTGCTGCTGTGGAGCATCGGAAGCAGGTTGAGCCAAGCCGTGTTAAGGAGAAGGGGCTGGAGCAAGGTAAGGTGAAGAAATTGAATTCTGGGGTCCAAGCAAATTTGGGAGGTCAAGCTAATGGAGCCTCTAGTGCATCTGATGCTGACAATGCAGCGAAGGAGGAGGAAGGCAAGAAAAGGGATGGTATACTGCTGGCTGAAGCAATGGATGGAGCGCGTGAGAAGTCTTCAACGATGGTTACAGAGGAAGTCAGTGGAGGACATGAGGTACAAGCACTATGTGTGGCTACCACTGATGCTAGTAAGTTTGGGCTAACCACATCACCCATGCAGCAAGGAGTGCTACAGGAGGAAGTGAAGCCAGAAGAAGAGACTACCAATTCGGTTGACATGGTTGGGGAGAGCACTTCCTCTACTATGCTGAAGGAGGGTACTCAGGAAGAAGCAACAACAAGAGATAAAACTAACAATGATACTGATGAAGTCAGAGAGAGTGCTTCATCCAGTTTTAGTCAAGCTGCGCAGGAAGTGATGGCATTACACAAGACTGCCAATGCTGCTATTGAGGTTGCAAAGAGCATTTCACCTCTCATGCAGCAAGAAGTGCTACAGGATGCAGTGTTGGAGTTAGACAGTACTGCCCATGCTGTTGATGAGGTTGTGAATAGAGCTTCCTCTGATATGCTGCAGGAAGTCCTTCAGGAAGAAGTGATGCAACATGATGGAAGTGCCGATGTTGTTGATATGGTTGATACTGGCACTTCTGATCTGCCGCAGGAGGCAATGCAGGAAAAAACGATAATATTGGATGGAACTGCCCATAATATCGGTACTGTGGAACCGGTCAGTTATTCTGGTATGCTTAAGGAAGCCATGCATGAAGGAGAGTTGACAATGGATAAAACTGCCATTACCACTGTTGTAGCAGAACAAAGTAATTCATCCAATATGGTGGAGGAAGCGATGCTCGGTAAAGCAGTTGTGCGAGAAGTAACCTCCAGTGCTGTTAATTCAATTGGCGAGAGTAATATGTCTACTGGGCTGCAGGGAGAGGTGATGGTTTCTCAAAACCAACAGGCTCCTGAAAGTAAAGAATTTAAAAAATTAACTGCAATTGGAGAGATGGATGAGCCAACAGAAGATATCACATCTCAGCCTGTAGAAGGGGAACTTGAGATGCATCATTGTGGGAAAAGAGGTACATCAGAGGAAACCATGATAGTAGAAAAGGAGGCATCTGTTATGCATGAAAATGTTGAGAAACAAGTAAAAGGATTTGATATCGAGGCCAAAGCTGACTGTGCCCATATGTTCCTTAAACCAACGAAAGAACATGCTGGGGGTAGTAAGGAAGAGGTTTCCAGTACAAATCTAATGACAAGGGAGATGACTGAAGATAAAGGAAATGGCATAGCATTTGATGTCCTTAGTAAGAAAGTTAAAGTAGATCATTCAAGTTCACTGGGAAGAGGTCTTGAATCAACATTGCAGCTTGGGGCAGAACCAACACAAACATCAAAATCTGCTTCAACCACTGTTGTAAAGACAGAACATGACACAATCAAGCTAGAGAAACTTGATTTGTCATTGAGCTTATCAGTTTGTTTACAGAATTCTGGATCTAAGTCTTCGATTCCTAAAACTGCTTCTTTAGTCCATGCAGCATGTTCTCAGCCATTACCGTCATCATCTTTCCTCACTAACTCAGATGGGTTCCCAACTTCAATACCATTGACCAATTCTCAAACACTTGGTCACAATCCTAGTTGCTCACTCACCCAACAGTCATTAGACAATTATGAGCATTCAGTAGGCAGCAAACCTTTCTTTATGGGAGTTGATCAGACGAGCAATCACACAGGAAGGCAAGCTCAGCTATCTAGTGAATCTACACAGAAGGGGAGTGCTACCCCACTCCTTCAGAGAGTACTCCAAAATGGCCATATGGCAGATAATAGCACTTTGGCTGGGATAAAAGGCCATAACAGTGGAATATCCACTGACCTACAGAGACAAATCCCAGGAGTTTTGTCGCCAACACATAGTCGTGGTTCTCACGACTCTGGATTGGAACATAATAGACATAGAAGGCAACTTACAAGAGAGAGAAGTAGCAACAGCCTTACAAGGGGTGAACGGCAGGAGGGGGGACAACTTGTCATTAATGGTGCTGGTGTCATTGAGAGGATTATTTCCAAGGTTGTTTCAGAACCTTTGCATCTTACAGGAAGGATGCTTCAAGAGATGACAGAAAATTCTATAACTTATTTGAGGGAGGCCATTTCTGAAATCATAGTTGATCCAGATAAAAGAGGACAAATAATTGCTTTGCAGGAGGCACTCAAGAAAAGATCTGACTTGAATATTGATATGTTGCGATCATGTCCACGTCTGTTGATGGAGATACTTGTTGCTATAAGGACTGGCCTTCCATATTTTATAAAGAAAAGTAGTAGTGTTGCTACATCTAATTTGGTTGACATTTTTCTCAACTTGAAATGCCGAAATCTCTCATGCCAAAGCATTCTGCCAGTGGATGATTGTGATTGTAAAATTTGTCAGAGGAAGACTGGTTTCTGTAGTTCTTGCATGTGCATTGTCTGTTCAAAGTTCGACTCAGCGTCTAATACTTGTAGTTGGGTTGGTTGTGATGTATGTCTTCATTGGTGCCACACAGATTGTGGCCTACGCCACTCTCTTATTCGAAAGGGGCAAAGTGCTTCAAGGGCATATGGAACTACTGAGATGCAGTTTCACTGTGCTGCCTGTGGACACCCATCAGAGATGTTTGGTTTTGTGAAGGAAGTATTTCGAACATGTGCGCGGCAATGGAGGATCGAGATGCTGGTTAGAGAGTTACAATATGTAGAAAGAATTTTTTCTGCAAGTGATGATGTAAGGGGCAAGAGGGTCAGGGACTTCGTGAAGCAGATGCTAATTAAGTCAGAAAACAAGGCTTATCATCCTGAAGTTGTCAGATGTGTCATTGCATTCTTTTCTG ATGACGGTGCTAACTTCGGCATTGATCCCTCAGTACCACTCAAAGGAATTCCATGCAGCATTTCTGAAGCTATTGATGGGATTCCTAGTTCAAGTCGGAAGGCAGCATGGATACCATTTACCTTAGAGGGACTTCCAGTTTTAGACAAAACAACTGCTCTTCCTACCACAGGGAGCCCATCTGTGCCTAGAAAATCTGGTGAAGCTAAGTTTCAGACAATTGATAATAAGCCTGCCACTGATGAACTGGATAGCCTGATCAGGTTAAAGCAGGCTGAAGCGTTTATGTACCAGGAACGTGCAAATGATGCACGCAATGAAGTTGACAATCTGAGACATATTGTTATGGTAAAAAATGCACGAATTGAGGAAGATTATGCCACCCAAATTGCTGATCTTGACATAAATGAGTTACAAGAGCAGCGCAAGCGAAAGATTGAAGAACTCCAAGTCATTGAAAGAACACACCATGAATTTCACAGCATGAAAACTAGGATGGTAGCTAGCATTGGGGAGTTATTGTCAAAAATGGAGGCACTGAAACAAAATCAAAGCACATGA
- the LOC136549918 gene encoding LOW QUALITY PROTEIN: uncharacterized protein (The sequence of the model RefSeq protein was modified relative to this genomic sequence to represent the inferred CDS: inserted 1 base in 1 codon; deleted 1 base in 1 codon) produces the protein MPCLHVAVLSPPLIVCAYLSVLPGKINRRPHPQPTSRSDRPSRRSCMASLGMLTTRTTPHVSEGCRRRCSSAVSRPRSYFLCQSRLPSGPPASGGRGGGGGEKKTPWWAATAERLRGDVVKAGXAARESLSPKQKGDWKDVTLMSFSFAVYVYISQKLVCTYCAWLSMINH, from the exons ATGCCATGCCTACATGTCGCTGTCCTTTCTCCTCCTCTCATAGTCTGCGCCTACTTATCCGTTCTCCCTGGAAAGATCAACAGACGACCCCATCCCCAACCCACAAGC AGATCTGATCGACCGTCCAGGCGTTCATGCATGGCTTCCCTGGGCATGCTTACCACCAGGACCACTCCACATGTTTCGGAAGGCTGCCGGCGACGATGTAGCAGCGCCGTGTCTAGGCCGAGATCCTACTTCCTCTGCCAAAGTCGCCTCCCGTCCGGGCCGCCAGCAAGCGGCGgtagaggaggaggtggtggtgagaAGAAGACCCCATGGTGGGCTGCCACGGCCGAGAGGCTGCGCGGCGACGTGGTGAAGGCGG TGGCGGCGCGGGAGAGCCTGAGCCCCAAGCAGAAGGGGGACTGGAAGGACGTCACGCTCATGAGCTTCTCCTTCGCCGTGTACGTGTACATCTCTCAGAAGCTAGTGTGCACGTACTGTGCTTGGCTCTCTATGATTAATCACTAA
- the LOC136503948 gene encoding uncharacterized protein — protein MSARRAAKSQHAAATPRIISLNLARRSGGGRPSRGAGRAEPRPPPLPARPVNLGALFEMERRVRGLESAPPSPPPCSRAAPRSQEDAEEQDEKWRFQAEILRAECNFLRMEREVALRKLDRHRGQMEAALKSAVETLVSGRKKMDGKGDVGVAAALDEGIEDLEEMMEELRVEKKSVRRAMSGVRELQRSHGRNFDRQASSLRRRLEKMLPAHPEPCIKDIREIALSVPAPPPPAAEQSDGDERVHSANTSDVEMLRMKMEGMSKGMRERMAEYTRRLEAVASGDNTGCQSRKCGNRHSREASASSQRNWSGGSTASNGNAPSSLDAGQHGRSHQNVAAEKRHQQHMIMAEECKLVVSASCCDCREIVWKIMEQVKAESDQWTEMQDMLEQVRLEMQELQSSRDTWQHRAMASDISLRSLNSQILEWKNRAQASEQRVEELHRKISELESKLHTFKAHLPTPAAIPIPNQNQWSDVCKMENPRAKPQHQRSQEPGKEIKKHVLICRVKHSPSSVLLKRSPFQEIGNISLPRHR, from the exons ATGTCGGCGCGGCGGGCGGCCAAGAGCCAGCACGCGGCGGCGACGCCGAGGATCATCAGCCTCAACCTGGCGAGGAGGTCTGGCGGAGGGAGGCCCAGCCGGGGCGCGGGGCGCGCGGAGCcccgcccgccgccgctgccggcgaGGCCGGTCAACCTCGGCGCGCTGTTCGAGATGGAGCGCCGTGTGCGAGGGCTGGAGtcggcgccgccgtcgccgccgccgtgctcCCGGGCGGCGCCGCGGTCGCAGGAGGACGCCGAGGAACAGGATGAGAAGTGGCGGTTCCAAGCGGAGATCCTCCGCGCCGAGTGCAACTTCCTCCGCATGGAACGCGAGGTCGCGCTCCGCAAGCTCGACCGCCACCGCGGCCAGATGGAAGCCGCGCTCAAGTCCGCCGTCGAAACGCTCGTATCG gggaggaagaagatggacgGGAAGGGCGACGTCGGCGTGGCTGCGGCGCTGGACGAGGGGATAGAGGACCTCGAGGAGATGATGGAGGAGCTGCGGGTGGAGAAGAAGAGCGTGAGGAGGGCGATGAGCGGTGTCCGTGAGCTGCAACGGAGCCACGGCAGGAACTTCGATCGGCAGGCGTCCTCGCTCCGCCGGCGCCTCGAGAAGATGCTGCCCGCCCACCCAGAGCCCTGCATCAAGGACATCCGCGAGATCGCCCTGTCCGTCCCCGCGCCACCGCCACCAGCGGCTGAGCAAAGCGACGGCGATGAACGCGTCCACAGCGCCAACACCTCCGAT GTGGAAATGCTGAGGATGAAGATGGAGGGGATGTCAAAGGGCATGCGCGAGCGGATGGCGGAGTACACCCGGCGCCTGGAAGCCGTCGCCTCCGGCGACAACACTGGCTGCCAGTCAAGGAAATGCGGCAACCGACACAGCCGAGAGGCGAGCGCGAGCAGCCAGAGAAACTGGAGCGGCGGAAGCACCGCGAGCAACGGCAACGCGCCGTCGTCCCTCGACGCCGGCCAGCACGGCCGCAGCCACCAGAACGTGGCGGCGGAGAAGCGTCACCAGCAGCACATG ATTATGGCTGAAGAGTGCAAATTGGTGGTCTCGGCAAGTTGCTGCGACTGCAGGGAAATCGTGTGGAAGATAATGGAGCAAGTAAAGGCAGAATCTGATCAATGGACTGAGATGCAAGATATGTTGGAGCAGGTGAGGTTGGAGATGCAAGAGCTGCAATCTTCCAGAGATACATGGCAGCATCGGGCTATGGCTTCTGACATCAGTCTACGCTCCTTGAATTCTCAA ATACTGGAGTGGAAAAATCGGGCACAAGCGTCCGAACAGCGTGTGGAAGAGCTGCATAGGAAGATTTCAGAGCTCGAAAGCAAGCTACACACTTTCAAAGCCCACTTACCAACCCCAGCTGCTATTCCTATTCCTAACCAAAACCAATGGTCAGATGTGTGCAAGATGGAGAACCCAAGAGCAAAGCCTCAGCACCAGCGATCCCAGGAACCCGGCAAGGAGATCAAGAAGCACGTCCTCATCTGCCGCGTGAAGCACTCACCCAGCAGCGTGCTCCTGAAGCGGTCGCCATTCCAGGAGATCGGCAACATCAGCTTGCCGCGGCATCGGTGA